Proteins encoded by one window of Gopherus flavomarginatus isolate rGopFla2 chromosome 11 unlocalized genomic scaffold, rGopFla2.mat.asm SUPER_11_unloc_1, whole genome shotgun sequence:
- the LOC127040851 gene encoding olfactory receptor 10A2-like: protein MTWANQTVVTELILLGFSNLPQLQRLLFAIFLAAYVITLMGNILIILITTADPVLHSPMYFFLRNLSCLEICFTSVIVPKLLANLLSANQTISFHGCILQMYFFFFFGSTECFLLAAMAYDRYVAICNPLRYTVVMNRRICIQLAVTSWVSGIPVGTVQTTWLFSFPFCGPTEINHFFCDSPPVLKLVCGDTYLFEMYAVTGTIVIVLFPFIFILVSYICIISTILRIPSAEGRLKTFSTCSSHLMVVTLFYSTAGLTYFRPKSSYSPDTKKLLSLSYTVFTPMLNPIIYSLRNKEVKGAIRKMLGWQICSRQF from the coding sequence ATGACCTGGGCCAACCAGACTGTGGTCACTGAGTTAATTCTCCTAGGGTTCTCCAATCTCCCCCAGCTCCAGCGCCTGCTCTTTGCGATATTCCTGGCTGCTTATGTGATAACCCTAATGGGTAACATTCTCATCATCCTCATCACAACAGCGGATCCTGTTCTTCATAGCCCGATGTACTTCTTCCTCCGGAACTTGTCCTGCCTGGAGATCTGTTTCACCTCAGTCATCGTCCCTAAGCTGCTGGCGAACCTCCTGTCTGCCAATCAAACCATCTCCTTCCATGGCTGCATCTTGCAGatgtatttcttcttcttctttggcAGCACAGAGTGCTTCCTCCTGGCCGCCATGGCCTACGACCGCTATGTGGCAATATGCAACCCCCTGCGCTATACAGTTGTCATGAATAGGAGGATTTGCATCCAGCTGGCAGTGACTTCATGGGTCTCAGGGATTCCTGTAGGAACAGTGCAGACCACTTGGCtgttcagtttccccttctgtggtcccactgaaatcaaccacTTCTTCTGTGACAGCCCCCCAGTGTTGAAACTGGTGTGTGGGGACACCTACCTATTTGAGATGTATGCTGTGACAGGCACCATTGTAATTGTATTGTTCCCCTTCATCTTCATCCTGGTCTCCTACATCtgcatcatctccaccatcctgaggaTACCCTCAGCTGAAGGCAGACTCAAgaccttctccacctgctcctctcacctcatggTGGTGACTCTGTTCTACAGCACAGCTGGCTTGACCTATTTCCGACCTAAATCCAGCTACTCCCCAGACACCAAgaagctgctctctctctcctacacAGTCTTCAcacccatgttaaaccccatcatctacagcctgaggaacaaagaggtgAAGGGGGCCATCAGGAAAATGCTGGGTTGGCAAATATGTTCAAggcaattttga